One part of the Sphingobacterium sp. LZ7M1 genome encodes these proteins:
- a CDS encoding TetR/AcrR family transcriptional regulator: MGLTERKLRQQQELKEQIIVCSREIVEKEGWASLSIRKIADAIEYSVPVIYKHFENKEAISAYFVKEGFIQLLDSINQEIDPQENIATKIKQLSVGYWLFAAKYPKHYEIMFGLGIPTCEKTNESEEIKRVSNLMLSLIDEAIKASGKKDLDRYLKLKTLWSILHGIVAMDLLALSSKENICPSAVLADAIDGYIKSILI, encoded by the coding sequence ATGGGACTTACAGAAAGAAAACTCAGACAACAGCAAGAACTTAAGGAACAGATCATCGTCTGCTCCCGAGAAATCGTCGAAAAAGAAGGTTGGGCGTCACTTTCCATCCGAAAGATTGCAGATGCCATCGAGTATTCTGTCCCTGTGATCTACAAGCATTTTGAAAATAAGGAGGCTATTTCTGCTTATTTCGTAAAGGAAGGATTTATCCAATTACTGGATTCCATCAATCAAGAGATAGACCCTCAAGAAAACATCGCAACAAAGATCAAACAGCTTTCGGTTGGATATTGGTTGTTCGCCGCAAAATACCCCAAACATTATGAGATCATGTTTGGTCTGGGAATCCCAACCTGCGAAAAAACCAACGAATCGGAAGAGATAAAAAGGGTATCTAACCTGATGTTATCCCTGATCGATGAAGCGATCAAGGCCAGCGGAAAGAAGGACCTTGACCGATACCTCAAACTGAAGACCCTATGGTCTATCCTGCATGGCATTGTCGCCATGGACTTGCTAGCTCTGAGCAGCAAGGAAAACATCTGTCCATCGGCTGTCCTTGCGGACGCCATAGATGGCTATATCAAATCTATATTGATTTAA
- a CDS encoding nitroreductase family protein, which yields MSLLQDLQWRYATKKMTGAAVEQEKIDYITEAARLAPTSSGLHPFKVIEISNQEIKEQILPLAYNQSQIVDSSHLLIFAAYDEYTQERVDSVFLQQEQERGLPAGFANDYKNNLMTRFNSQTKDQHFEHAARQAYIGFGIAIAAAAEQRVDATPMEGFNSQALDQFLGLNELGLRSVTILALGHRDESKDWLVNLKKVRITKENFVISKN from the coding sequence ATGAGCTTACTACAAGATTTACAATGGAGATACGCTACTAAAAAAATGACAGGAGCGGCTGTAGAACAAGAGAAAATTGATTACATAACCGAGGCAGCTAGGCTTGCCCCCACTTCTTCTGGCTTACATCCTTTCAAGGTAATCGAAATCAGCAACCAAGAGATCAAAGAACAGATTCTCCCTTTAGCATATAACCAATCGCAGATCGTTGACTCTTCACACCTGTTGATCTTTGCGGCATACGATGAATACACCCAAGAGCGCGTGGATTCAGTGTTCTTACAACAGGAGCAAGAACGCGGATTGCCTGCTGGCTTCGCAAATGACTATAAGAACAACTTGATGACCAGGTTCAATAGTCAGACGAAAGACCAGCATTTTGAACACGCTGCACGCCAGGCCTACATTGGTTTTGGTATCGCGATTGCCGCTGCTGCTGAACAACGTGTTGATGCCACTCCGATGGAAGGTTTTAACAGCCAAGCCCTGGACCAATTCCTAGGACTTAATGAATTAGGTTTACGTTCTGTAACCATCTTGGCTTTAGGTCACCGCGACGAATCAAAAGATTGGTTGGTAAACTTGAAGAAAGTGAGGATTACCAAAGAGAACTTCGTGATCAGCAAAAACTAA
- a CDS encoding sugar O-acetyltransferase, whose translation MNKSSKEKMIAGEPYIASGDELYKERQHAKVELQKFNLMDPTKIKARNQIIKQLFGKTTSRFFIEPPFYCDYGYNIEIGDNFYSNYNLTILDCAKVKIGDNVMIAPNVSLFTAGHPVDPVLRVEGWEYALPIEIGDNVWIGGNTVINPGVKIGSNTVIGSGSVVTKDIPENVVAAGNPCRVLREINIRDKVYYFRDLKYNFEEE comes from the coding sequence ATGAATAAAAGCTCAAAAGAAAAGATGATCGCTGGCGAACCCTATATCGCTTCGGGAGATGAACTATATAAAGAAAGGCAACATGCCAAAGTGGAATTACAGAAGTTCAATCTAATGGACCCTACAAAGATCAAGGCGAGAAACCAGATCATCAAACAATTGTTTGGGAAGACCACAAGCCGATTCTTTATTGAGCCACCATTCTATTGTGATTATGGATACAATATTGAAATCGGTGATAATTTCTATTCCAACTATAATCTGACCATTTTGGACTGTGCCAAGGTAAAGATCGGGGATAATGTGATGATCGCTCCAAATGTAAGCCTGTTCACCGCTGGACATCCCGTTGATCCTGTATTGCGGGTTGAAGGTTGGGAATATGCACTACCCATTGAAATTGGTGACAATGTCTGGATCGGAGGCAATACGGTGATCAACCCTGGTGTGAAAATCGGCAGCAATACAGTGATTGGCTCTGGTTCTGTCGTAACCAAGGACATTCCCGAAAATGTAGTTGCGGCAGGAAATCCTTGTCGGGTATTGCGGGAGATCAATATCAGGGATAAGGTATACTACTTTAGGGACTTGAAATATAATTTTGAGGAAGAGTAA
- a CDS encoding patatin-like phospholipase family protein has product MNFLKSKRKVSLVLGSGGARGLVQIGVIRSLEEKGYEIDEVVGCSIGSLIGAAYVEGKMGKLEEWMRSITRRQVFKLMDFTNPKFGLLKGERVFESLKEIFPDKNIEDMDIPFRAIATDMVSEKEVVFDKGSVYKAIRASIAIPAVFTSIESEDWNLVDGGVINPLPINYVRRKRRNIIIAVNLDGKPDAEYGPYNGAKGLNAISMLQESYFMMRRRLSQLSVELYKPDYVINIPHNIAGIWDYDKASFMIEKGKELTDKVVPDVPIKKKETKKNSKTPKEKEKEKEVV; this is encoded by the coding sequence ATGAACTTCTTAAAAAGTAAACGCAAGGTATCATTGGTCTTAGGCAGCGGCGGAGCTCGTGGACTGGTTCAAATTGGGGTAATTCGTAGTTTAGAGGAGAAAGGATATGAAATTGATGAGGTGGTAGGATGTTCGATCGGTTCTTTGATTGGAGCGGCCTATGTCGAAGGGAAAATGGGGAAACTGGAAGAATGGATGCGGTCCATTACCCGAAGGCAGGTCTTTAAACTGATGGATTTTACCAATCCAAAGTTTGGGCTGCTCAAAGGCGAGAGGGTCTTTGAATCCCTGAAAGAAATCTTCCCGGATAAGAACATCGAGGATATGGATATTCCATTTCGGGCCATCGCGACCGATATGGTAAGCGAAAAAGAAGTTGTGTTTGATAAAGGGAGCGTTTACAAAGCCATTCGGGCTTCCATTGCCATTCCAGCTGTTTTTACCAGTATAGAAAGCGAGGACTGGAACCTGGTGGATGGAGGGGTCATCAATCCATTGCCCATCAATTACGTCAGGAGGAAGCGAAGGAACATCATTATTGCGGTCAATCTCGATGGCAAACCGGATGCTGAATATGGGCCATACAATGGTGCAAAAGGACTGAATGCCATATCCATGCTTCAGGAGTCCTATTTTATGATGCGTAGACGATTGAGCCAACTATCGGTTGAACTGTACAAGCCCGATTACGTGATCAATATTCCCCATAATATCGCAGGGATTTGGGACTATGACAAAGCATCTTTTATGATCGAGAAAGGGAAGGAGCTAACGGACAAAGTGGTTCCTGATGTACCGATAAAAAAGAAGGAGACCAAGAAAAACAGCAAAACTCCTAAAGAAAAAGAGAAAGAAAAAGAGGTCGTTTAA
- a CDS encoding WbqC family protein: MSTGILLPALYLPNISYLQTIKNNDGPIIVEQFENFPKQTFRTRTQIATANGVLDLLVPIQHGKKQRQVMKDVLINYDHPWQRLHWLSIQTAYRSSAYFEYYEDDFREFYEKEYSHLLEFNVDQLKLILKLLKINREIVLSEKYEAESPNQIDFRKAIHPKLPSLIQQQKPYYQLFEDKNGFLPNLSTIDLLFSQGPQSKNYF, translated from the coding sequence ATGTCAACAGGAATTCTTTTACCGGCACTCTACCTGCCTAATATCAGTTATTTACAAACCATAAAAAATAACGATGGTCCCATTATCGTGGAACAGTTTGAAAACTTTCCCAAACAGACCTTCCGTACCCGAACCCAAATTGCTACAGCAAATGGGGTGTTGGATTTGTTAGTGCCTATACAGCACGGTAAAAAACAGAGACAGGTCATGAAGGATGTTTTGATCAATTACGACCATCCTTGGCAAAGGCTGCATTGGTTAAGTATTCAGACAGCTTACCGTAGCTCGGCCTATTTTGAATACTATGAGGATGATTTCCGTGAATTTTACGAAAAGGAATATAGCCATCTCCTGGAGTTTAATGTGGACCAATTGAAGCTGATCCTTAAATTACTAAAGATCAACCGTGAAATTGTGCTCAGTGAAAAATATGAGGCAGAATCGCCTAACCAAATAGATTTTCGGAAAGCAATCCATCCTAAATTGCCTTCCCTAATACAGCAACAAAAGCCATATTATCAGTTGTTTGAAGATAAGAATGGGTTTCTCCCTAATTTGAGTACTATAGACCTTTTGTTCAGTCAAGGACCCCAGTCGAAAAACTATTTCTAA
- a CDS encoding glycosyltransferase family 2 protein: MSNYPKVAVVILNWNGKYFLEKFLPSVFNSTYPNIEFIIGDNGSTDDSISYVEENFPMFKIIRNSENLGFAGGYNEILKKVEADYYILLNSDVEVSENWVEPVIAYMEQDPLLVACQPKIQAYHSKGEFEHAGAAGGYIDYFGFPFCRGRILDKVEKDQGQYNDAQEVFWATGAALFIKSKAWKEAEGFDADFFAHFEEIDLCWRLKRMGYKVGYCPDSIVYHVGGGTLKTSNPQKTYLNFRNNLVMMQKNLPVAAGIWKISLRLWWDLFALIKFLFDGKTADAWAVSRGHQYFFKNFFKTAKKRKKYAQKENNKGQYKNSIIWDYYMNKIHKYSDLHENNFH, from the coding sequence ATGTCAAATTACCCGAAAGTTGCCGTTGTCATATTAAATTGGAACGGGAAGTATTTCTTGGAGAAATTCCTTCCTTCGGTATTTAATAGTACATACCCAAATATAGAGTTTATTATCGGCGACAATGGATCGACCGATGATTCCATTAGTTATGTGGAGGAGAACTTCCCCATGTTCAAGATCATTCGCAACAGCGAGAACTTAGGTTTTGCTGGCGGATACAATGAAATCTTGAAGAAAGTGGAAGCGGATTATTACATCCTATTGAATTCAGATGTAGAGGTTTCAGAGAACTGGGTTGAACCAGTCATCGCATATATGGAGCAAGACCCATTATTGGTAGCCTGTCAACCTAAGATTCAGGCATATCATAGCAAGGGGGAATTTGAGCATGCAGGCGCTGCCGGAGGCTATATTGATTATTTTGGATTTCCATTCTGTCGAGGGCGGATCTTGGATAAAGTTGAAAAAGACCAAGGCCAATATAATGATGCCCAAGAGGTGTTCTGGGCGACAGGTGCCGCACTGTTCATTAAATCCAAGGCTTGGAAAGAAGCAGAAGGATTTGATGCTGATTTCTTTGCACATTTTGAAGAAATCGATCTTTGCTGGAGATTAAAGCGAATGGGTTACAAGGTGGGCTATTGTCCAGATTCCATTGTCTACCATGTGGGAGGAGGAACCTTAAAAACCAGCAATCCGCAGAAGACCTATCTCAACTTCCGGAACAATTTGGTCATGATGCAAAAGAACCTACCGGTTGCTGCTGGGATTTGGAAAATATCCTTAAGATTATGGTGGGATCTTTTTGCTTTAATCAAGTTTCTTTTTGATGGAAAAACGGCGGATGCTTGGGCTGTAAGCCGTGGTCATCAGTATTTTTTCAAGAATTTCTTCAAAACAGCAAAGAAAAGAAAGAAATATGCACAAAAAGAGAACAATAAAGGACAATATAAGAACTCCATTATTTGGGATTATTACATGAATAAAATCCATAAATACAGCGACCTTCATGAAAATAATTTCCATTAA
- a CDS encoding lysophospholipid acyltransferase family protein: MKEKLIYGTLYLLSLLPFWCLYLISDFLFVLIYYVFGYRKKVVFENLRNAFPEKPEEEIKQIAYKFYRYFPDLLVESVKMATIRPEEVIKRIELLNPEEVYQYTDQGKGVIGVTSHYGNWELSIHRLSLMMDVPELIVYKPLNNKVFNKIHNQIRSRFGAEMVPMKQILRHIIKLKNVPHISMFVADQTPTYQDSDYFMEFLNQDTLVYTGAERISRLTKFPVVFCEVRRKKKRGYYSCKFTTLVENPDVYPEHEITHIHNRFTEEIIRSEPAYWLWSHRRWKRKRRN, encoded by the coding sequence ATGAAGGAAAAACTGATTTACGGGACATTGTATTTGCTATCACTTCTGCCCTTTTGGTGCCTTTACCTGATCTCCGACTTCCTTTTCGTCCTGATTTACTATGTATTTGGCTATCGTAAGAAAGTGGTCTTTGAGAACCTGAGGAATGCATTTCCAGAGAAACCCGAGGAAGAGATCAAACAAATAGCCTATAAATTTTACCGTTATTTTCCCGATCTATTGGTGGAATCGGTAAAAATGGCGACCATCAGGCCCGAAGAAGTCATCAAGCGCATCGAATTATTGAATCCTGAGGAGGTATATCAATATACGGACCAAGGGAAAGGGGTGATTGGGGTGACCTCACATTATGGGAACTGGGAGTTATCGATCCACCGTTTGTCGTTGATGATGGATGTACCCGAGCTGATTGTCTACAAACCTTTAAACAATAAAGTCTTCAATAAGATTCATAATCAGATCCGTTCACGGTTTGGAGCAGAAATGGTTCCCATGAAACAGATCTTAAGACATATTATAAAGTTGAAAAATGTTCCGCATATTAGTATGTTTGTAGCGGACCAGACACCTACCTATCAGGATTCTGATTATTTCATGGAATTTTTGAACCAAGACACCTTGGTTTATACAGGTGCCGAGCGTATTTCACGATTGACGAAGTTTCCGGTGGTTTTCTGTGAGGTCAGGAGAAAGAAGAAAAGAGGATATTACAGCTGTAAGTTTACCACCTTGGTGGAAAATCCAGATGTGTATCCAGAACATGAGATTACCCATATCCATAATAGGTTTACGGAAGAAATCATCCGTTCCGAACCTGCCTATTGGTTATGGTCCCATCGTAGATGGAAGCGTAAAAGAAGAAATTAA
- a CDS encoding O-acetylhomoserine aminocarboxypropyltransferase/cysteine synthase family protein: MADNKNLKFETLQVHAGQDVDPTTGSRALPIYQTTSYVFENAEHGANLFALKQFGNIYTRIMNPTTDVFEKRIAALEGGVAAVAVSSGQAAQFLALTNILEAGENFVSGSNLYGGTYNQFKVSFKRLGIEARFAEDSDADKIEALIDDKTKAIYVETIGNPSYNIPDFERIASVAKKHDLPLIVDNTFGAGGYLFKPLEHGANVVVESATKWIGGHGTSIGGVIIDGGNYNWGNGKFKQFSEPSEGYHGLVFSDVFGEGGPFGNIQFAIRARVEGLRDFGPALSPFNSWLLVQGLETLSLRVQRHVDNTLEIAQWLEAHPQVEQVSYPGLKNHPYHQNAQKYLKNGYGAVLSFTIKGGVDKANEFIDSLELISHLANVGDAKSLIIHPAATTHQQLSAEAQKAAGVAPGQLRLSVGIEHIDDIKADLTQAFDKIK; this comes from the coding sequence ATGGCAGACAACAAAAATCTTAAATTTGAAACACTACAAGTGCACGCAGGTCAAGATGTAGACCCTACAACTGGATCCAGAGCATTACCTATATATCAGACTACCTCCTATGTTTTCGAAAATGCGGAACATGGCGCGAATTTATTTGCCCTTAAGCAATTTGGAAACATCTATACGCGGATCATGAATCCAACTACGGATGTTTTTGAAAAACGTATCGCGGCATTAGAAGGTGGTGTGGCAGCTGTAGCTGTGTCTTCTGGTCAGGCAGCACAATTCTTGGCCTTGACCAATATCCTCGAGGCAGGTGAAAACTTTGTTTCAGGATCAAATCTTTACGGAGGTACCTATAACCAGTTCAAGGTTTCTTTTAAGCGATTAGGCATTGAGGCAAGATTTGCTGAAGATTCGGATGCAGATAAAATTGAAGCCTTGATCGACGATAAAACTAAAGCGATCTATGTAGAAACGATTGGGAATCCGAGTTACAATATTCCTGATTTCGAGCGTATCGCATCGGTTGCCAAGAAACATGACCTACCATTGATCGTGGACAACACTTTTGGTGCTGGCGGTTATCTGTTCAAACCATTGGAGCATGGCGCCAATGTGGTTGTAGAATCGGCAACAAAATGGATCGGTGGTCACGGAACGAGTATTGGTGGTGTGATTATCGATGGCGGTAACTACAACTGGGGAAATGGTAAATTCAAACAATTCTCAGAGCCTTCTGAAGGTTACCATGGTTTAGTATTCTCGGATGTATTCGGTGAAGGCGGACCGTTTGGGAACATTCAATTTGCTATCCGCGCTCGCGTTGAAGGATTAAGAGATTTCGGCCCTGCCCTATCTCCATTCAATTCATGGCTTTTGGTACAAGGTCTGGAGACCTTGTCTCTTCGTGTTCAACGCCATGTTGACAATACCTTGGAAATCGCACAATGGTTGGAAGCACATCCACAAGTAGAGCAAGTAAGCTACCCAGGATTGAAAAACCACCCATACCATCAGAATGCACAAAAATATCTGAAAAACGGATATGGTGCGGTATTATCCTTTACCATCAAAGGTGGAGTTGATAAGGCGAATGAGTTCATTGACTCTTTGGAATTGATCAGCCATTTGGCGAACGTAGGAGATGCGAAATCCCTGATTATCCATCCTGCGGCAACGACACACCAACAATTGAGTGCAGAGGCGCAGAAAGCAGCTGGAGTTGCTCCAGGTCAATTGAGACTTTCGGTGGGTATCGAGCACATCG
- the dapA gene encoding 4-hydroxy-tetrahydrodipicolinate synthase has protein sequence MNELQGAGVALVTPFHADGTVDYESLGNLIDFQIEGGIDYLVSLGTTGETATLTQDERKKLWQFTSKHVNKRIPLVAGIGGNNSYEIVEQIKNFEILDYAAILSVSPYYNKPTQEGIYQHYKAIAEASKLPIILYNVPGRTGSNISPATTVRLAKDFKNIVATKEASGNFAQFSEILRDKPKDFLLISGDDPVTLPMMAMGAAGIISVVGNAYPTKVSALAHLCREGNYVEARAIHLELLKIIDLCFIEGNPAGVKYILEKKGIGKDHVRLPLVPVSDKTKEAIDAEMQLLG, from the coding sequence ATGAACGAGCTTCAAGGTGCGGGAGTGGCATTAGTCACTCCATTTCACGCAGACGGCACAGTAGATTACGAAAGCCTCGGCAATCTGATAGATTTTCAGATTGAAGGTGGCATTGATTATTTGGTTTCATTGGGTACCACTGGAGAAACAGCTACCCTAACCCAAGATGAACGAAAGAAGCTGTGGCAATTTACTTCGAAGCACGTTAATAAGCGTATTCCATTGGTAGCTGGAATTGGTGGAAACAACAGCTATGAAATCGTGGAGCAGATCAAGAACTTTGAGATCCTTGACTATGCTGCGATCCTTTCGGTTTCTCCATACTATAACAAACCAACACAAGAAGGCATCTATCAGCATTACAAAGCAATCGCGGAGGCATCTAAACTTCCTATTATCCTTTATAATGTACCAGGAAGGACGGGCAGCAATATAAGTCCAGCGACTACCGTTCGTTTGGCCAAGGATTTCAAAAATATTGTAGCGACCAAGGAAGCATCGGGGAATTTTGCACAGTTCAGTGAGATCCTTCGAGATAAACCAAAGGACTTTCTCCTGATTTCTGGGGATGACCCCGTTACATTGCCTATGATGGCGATGGGTGCGGCCGGAATCATTTCGGTTGTCGGCAATGCCTACCCTACCAAAGTTTCAGCCTTGGCACATCTATGTCGCGAAGGAAACTATGTGGAAGCAAGGGCCATTCACTTGGAATTATTGAAGATCATTGACCTTTGTTTTATTGAGGGAAATCCTGCTGGTGTCAAATATATCCTAGAAAAGAAAGGGATTGGCAAAGACCATGTTAGGCTTCCATTGGTTCCGGTAAGTGACAAGACCAAGGAAGCAATCGATGCAGAGATGCAGCTACTAGGTTAA
- the ligA gene encoding NAD-dependent DNA ligase LigA yields MSIDIQAKITELTRELNEYNYQYYVLAQPSISDYDFDHKLKELEALELQYPEFRDPNSPTLKVGGDITQRFQTVRHKWPMMSLGNTYNEQELKDFDNRVRKVVGDQVQYVAELKFDGLSISISFENGKLVQAVTRGDGTQGDDVTNNVKTIRSIPHQLRKGDYPESFDIRGEIFMHKSAFLRLNKEREENGEQTYANPRNFASGTIKLQDSSEVAKRPLDCFLYFLYCDNRNKLFHDHWHSIEEVKSWGFPVCEHSRLCNSIEEVLEFIHHWDEARHQLSYEIDGIVIKVNDFAQQEELGFTAKSPRWAISYKFKAERVETILNSISYQVGRTGAVTPVANLKPVLLAGTTVKRASLHNANEIERLGLHEHDTVFVEKGGEIIPKIISANVEKRRDGAKPFEYPTQCPECGTTLIREEGEAVHYCPNEDGCKPQIVGKLQHFIGRKMMDIQGLGDETIETFFKLGLIRKISDIYTLKDREPELVGIERFGQKSIDNMLKGIEQSKNKPFEKVLFGLGIRHIGETVAKKLAQHFKNIDAIRAATVDEILSVQDIGLRIAESINAYLVNPEHWEEIEKLKAMGLQFEIEEKEVLLASDSLLGKTFLISGVFADHSREELTELIESHGGKMLSSISSKLNYLVAGDKMGPSKLAKAEKLQVPMISDVQLLAMINK; encoded by the coding sequence ATGTCAATTGATATTCAAGCGAAGATAACAGAACTTACACGTGAGCTGAACGAATATAATTATCAATATTATGTTTTAGCGCAACCCTCCATTTCCGATTACGATTTTGACCATAAATTAAAGGAACTGGAAGCGTTGGAACTCCAATATCCTGAATTCAGAGACCCTAACTCCCCTACCCTAAAAGTTGGCGGAGATATCACACAAAGATTCCAAACGGTTCGTCATAAATGGCCAATGATGTCATTGGGCAATACCTATAACGAACAGGAGTTAAAAGACTTTGACAACAGGGTCAGGAAGGTAGTTGGTGATCAGGTTCAATACGTTGCTGAATTGAAATTTGATGGTCTTTCCATTTCTATTTCATTTGAAAATGGAAAATTGGTCCAGGCTGTCACCCGCGGGGATGGAACCCAAGGTGATGATGTGACCAACAATGTGAAGACCATCCGCAGCATACCGCATCAACTGAGGAAAGGCGACTATCCTGAAAGCTTCGATATCCGTGGGGAGATCTTTATGCATAAATCGGCCTTTTTGAGGTTGAACAAAGAAAGGGAAGAAAATGGAGAGCAGACCTATGCCAATCCAAGGAATTTTGCTTCTGGGACCATCAAGTTACAGGACTCCTCGGAGGTTGCAAAAAGACCATTGGACTGTTTCCTTTATTTTCTGTACTGTGATAACAGAAACAAATTATTCCACGACCACTGGCATAGCATTGAGGAAGTGAAATCATGGGGATTTCCAGTTTGCGAACATAGTAGACTGTGCAATTCCATCGAGGAAGTACTGGAATTTATCCATCATTGGGATGAGGCCAGACACCAACTTTCCTATGAGATCGACGGAATCGTGATCAAAGTAAATGACTTTGCACAACAGGAAGAATTGGGCTTTACGGCAAAATCTCCGCGTTGGGCAATTTCCTATAAATTTAAAGCGGAGCGGGTTGAAACGATCTTGAACAGCATCAGCTATCAAGTTGGGCGTACAGGGGCGGTGACTCCCGTAGCGAACCTGAAACCAGTCCTGTTGGCTGGAACAACAGTAAAGCGGGCTTCACTGCACAATGCCAATGAAATCGAGCGACTGGGCTTGCACGAGCATGATACGGTCTTTGTAGAAAAGGGCGGCGAGATCATTCCAAAGATTATTTCAGCAAACGTTGAAAAGCGTCGCGACGGAGCTAAACCATTTGAATACCCTACTCAATGTCCAGAATGTGGCACAACCTTGATCAGGGAAGAAGGCGAAGCAGTTCATTATTGCCCGAATGAGGATGGCTGTAAACCGCAGATTGTAGGAAAGCTGCAACATTTCATCGGCAGAAAGATGATGGATATACAAGGCTTAGGCGATGAAACCATCGAAACGTTCTTCAAGCTAGGATTGATCCGAAAAATTTCGGACATCTATACCCTAAAAGATAGGGAGCCTGAACTGGTCGGCATAGAAAGATTCGGGCAAAAGTCCATAGACAATATGCTGAAAGGTATCGAGCAATCGAAGAATAAGCCCTTTGAGAAAGTATTATTTGGTTTGGGCATCCGACATATCGGTGAGACCGTAGCCAAGAAATTGGCGCAGCATTTCAAAAACATCGATGCGATCCGTGCTGCTACCGTAGATGAAATTCTTTCTGTTCAGGATATAGGCTTGCGCATAGCCGAAAGCATCAATGCCTATCTGGTTAATCCAGAGCATTGGGAAGAGATCGAAAAACTAAAGGCCATGGGTTTACAGTTTGAGATTGAAGAAAAGGAAGTGTTATTAGCTAGCGATAGTCTCTTGGGCAAAACCTTTTTGATATCGGGCGTATTTGCGGACCATTCCCGGGAAGAATTGACAGAACTGATTGAGTCGCATGGCGGAAAGATGTTGAGCAGTATTTCTTCAAAACTGAACTATCTGGTGGCAGGAGACAAAATGGGACCATCGAAATTAGCGAAGGCAGAAAAACTTCAGGTTCCGATGATCTCGGATGTTCAGCTCCTGGCGATGATCAATAAATAA
- a CDS encoding alpha/beta fold hydrolase, whose protein sequence is MAERIIKSNKIRIGDISISYYIKKASEQPEKTIIFLHGFPFNKKMWRDQLESLEDNITGIAVDIRGHGNTTKGHGFFSIDVFAKDLGVFMRKLEIDKAVLCGVSMGGYIALRAYELYPDRISGLILSDTHSKPDENAGKQKRFDAIQAVLQYGRRPYAIGFIANLFSKKSIDSNPEAIELIKSSIRRNSIESICATLLALAARTDTTEVLPKINVPTLVVRGKEDKITPANLMEELSKGIKGSKYIEMEDCGHLPNLEHPEEFNLHMNKLLLEVD, encoded by the coding sequence ATGGCGGAACGTATAATTAAAAGCAACAAGATCCGGATTGGAGATATCAGTATCTCCTATTATATCAAAAAGGCCAGCGAACAACCTGAAAAAACGATCATTTTCCTACATGGTTTTCCCTTCAATAAAAAAATGTGGCGAGATCAGCTCGAAAGTTTAGAAGATAACATTACTGGTATTGCAGTCGATATTCGCGGACATGGAAATACAACAAAAGGTCATGGATTTTTTTCCATCGATGTATTTGCTAAAGACCTCGGCGTATTCATGCGCAAACTTGAAATTGACAAAGCTGTCCTCTGTGGGGTTTCCATGGGAGGCTATATAGCCCTAAGGGCCTATGAATTGTATCCAGATCGGATTTCTGGACTGATCCTCTCCGATACGCACAGCAAACCCGATGAAAATGCAGGTAAACAGAAGCGTTTTGATGCCATACAGGCAGTATTGCAATATGGTCGCAGACCTTATGCCATTGGATTTATTGCCAACCTGTTCTCGAAAAAAAGCATTGATTCCAATCCCGAAGCCATCGAATTGATCAAGAGCAGTATCCGAAGGAACAGCATCGAATCCATCTGTGCAACCTTGCTGGCACTGGCAGCCCGAACGGACACTACGGAAGTCCTTCCAAAGATCAATGTTCCCACTTTAGTGGTTCGCGGAAAAGAAGACAAGATCACCCCCGCCAATCTCATGGAAGAACTGTCAAAAGGAATCAAGGGTTCAAAATATATTGAAATGGAAGATTGCGGGCACCTTCCAAACCTGGAACATCCTGAGGAGTTTAATCTCCACATGAATAAATTATTGCTAGAGGTCGATTAA